A genomic stretch from Brucella sp. BE17 includes:
- a CDS encoding sulfite exporter TauE/SafE family protein yields the protein MTSISAYAVFAVLAFVAAYVQTLTGFAFGLLLMGGVAVTGLVPLPEAAIVISLLTLANAGIVLARGWRDIALKPFLLSLAGALPMIVLGYALLELLASSSLSILRILLGSAIILSSLQLIRRSSPLAHQSHGAVFIVFGALGGIMGGLFSTAGPPLVFQFYRQPLPHSVIRETLVAIFSLNSFFRLGLVAANGDWHNHAFLWALAGLPAVLVSTYLARRWPPQISPKALRFMVFVLLLFSGIALIAPNITL from the coding sequence ATGACCTCAATATCCGCTTATGCGGTATTTGCTGTGCTGGCGTTTGTGGCAGCTTATGTGCAAACCTTGACGGGATTTGCTTTCGGTCTCTTGCTGATGGGCGGCGTTGCGGTAACGGGGCTTGTGCCTTTGCCGGAAGCTGCAATCGTCATCAGTCTTCTGACACTTGCCAATGCCGGCATAGTTTTGGCACGCGGATGGCGTGATATCGCTTTAAAGCCGTTTCTCCTGTCACTGGCCGGCGCTCTACCGATGATTGTTCTCGGCTATGCCTTGCTTGAGCTTCTTGCTTCCTCTTCGCTATCGATTTTGCGCATTCTTCTTGGCAGCGCTATTATTTTGTCGAGTTTGCAACTGATCCGACGTTCATCTCCGCTTGCCCACCAGTCGCATGGAGCTGTATTTATCGTTTTCGGCGCACTGGGCGGTATTATGGGCGGCCTGTTTTCGACTGCGGGACCTCCATTGGTATTCCAGTTTTATAGGCAACCGTTACCACACAGCGTTATCCGGGAAACGCTTGTAGCGATTTTTTCACTCAATTCGTTCTTCCGCCTCGGTCTCGTTGCAGCAAATGGTGACTGGCATAATCACGCGTTTTTATGGGCGCTCGCCGGATTGCCAGCCGTTCTGGTATCGACCTATCTGGCCCGGCGCTGGCCGCCCCAAATTTCGCCAAAAGCCTTACGCTTCATGGTTTTTGTGTTGCTGTTGTTTTCGGGTATTGCGCTCATTGCGCCAAACATAACGTTATAA
- a CDS encoding mandelate racemase/muconate lactonizing enzyme family protein: protein MYKPDSLQNCVVRSVEAHVFRVPLEKPVSTSFGTMGDRPALLVRLEDDTGLVGWGEIWCNWPACGAEHRARLIISDIAPRIIDKPLPDPASLWKQLNKQTEILVLQTGEVGPYSQVIAGFDMAYWDLTARRRGVSLAKALSLDAQSEVRAYASGIHICDAEAIVARARNDGYRDFKVKVGFDFNRDLALIRSLGHSLQPGETLYADANQGFSHDMARDFLLATVDLDIGWLEEPVRADASRVVWNKLAKLTATPLAGGENLVGLSSFRSAIRAGQLSVIQPDAAKWGGPTGCYEVARATLAAGRRYCPHFLGAGIGLTASAHILAAAGGDGLLEIDVNPNPLRDAVVPTWPLLKNGAVSLPKGPGLGVVPDLEWLEPFRVLRLGHGTQT, encoded by the coding sequence ATGTATAAGCCGGATTCCTTGCAAAATTGTGTTGTCCGATCAGTCGAAGCCCACGTCTTTCGTGTGCCGCTCGAAAAACCGGTCTCTACATCTTTTGGAACCATGGGGGATCGTCCGGCTTTACTGGTGCGGCTTGAAGATGATACGGGCTTGGTCGGCTGGGGGGAAATCTGGTGTAACTGGCCAGCTTGCGGAGCAGAGCATCGCGCGAGATTGATCATTTCCGACATAGCGCCTCGTATTATTGACAAGCCGTTGCCTGATCCTGCCAGTCTTTGGAAGCAATTAAACAAGCAAACCGAGATACTTGTTCTTCAGACGGGGGAGGTGGGGCCATATTCCCAGGTCATTGCCGGGTTTGATATGGCCTATTGGGATCTTACTGCCCGGCGACGTGGTGTCTCGCTGGCCAAAGCCTTGTCCCTGGACGCACAAAGTGAAGTGCGTGCTTATGCAAGCGGTATTCACATTTGCGATGCCGAGGCCATCGTCGCACGAGCTCGCAATGACGGCTATCGTGATTTCAAGGTCAAAGTGGGCTTTGATTTTAATCGTGATCTGGCTTTGATCCGCTCCCTTGGACATAGTCTTCAACCCGGTGAAACACTCTATGCAGATGCCAATCAGGGCTTTTCACATGATATGGCCCGGGATTTTCTGCTTGCAACGGTTGATCTTGATATTGGCTGGCTGGAAGAACCTGTCCGTGCCGATGCCAGTCGTGTGGTATGGAATAAACTTGCCAAACTGACTGCGACCCCATTGGCTGGTGGTGAAAATCTTGTCGGTTTATCGTCTTTCCGCTCTGCGATCCGTGCGGGGCAGCTTTCTGTCATTCAGCCCGATGCGGCGAAATGGGGCGGGCCGACGGGATGTTATGAAGTCGCGCGTGCTACACTCGCGGCTGGCCGCCGCTATTGTCCGCATTTTTTGGGAGCAGGTATCGGCCTGACAGCCTCTGCACATATTCTGGCTGCTGCGGGTGGAGACGGGCTGCTGGAAATCGACGTTAATCCAAATCCGCTGCGCGATGCTGTCGTGCCAACTTGGCCCTTGTTAAAAAACGGTGCCGTTTCACTGCCGAAAGGACCGGGTTTGGGTGTAGTGCCGGATCTTGAATGGCTGGAGCCATTTCGGGTACTGCGCCTCGGGCACGGAACCCAGACATGA
- a CDS encoding outer membrane protein, producing MNIKSILLASTVAIAGISGAHAADAIVYQEPAPIVAAPVFSWTGGYIGGQIGYGWGKSRFSAYDDEDGFSALNTKPDGFLGGLYAGYNFDTGSNLVLGVDADITYNNLKDSASIFDEDLDEVASIESKLRWSGAVRARVGYAADRFMPYIAGGVAFGSVKNSATAIGFDDGVGTVSQSKTLTGWTAGAGVDYAATDNVILRLEYRYTDYGRKSFSAGNDDFGFDARNKFKANEVRLGVAYKF from the coding sequence ATGAACATCAAGTCAATTTTGCTCGCTTCTACAGTCGCAATCGCCGGAATCTCTGGCGCGCATGCGGCAGATGCAATTGTTTATCAAGAGCCCGCACCAATTGTAGCAGCACCAGTGTTCTCTTGGACTGGCGGCTATATTGGTGGACAGATTGGCTACGGTTGGGGCAAGTCGCGCTTTAGTGCATACGACGATGAAGACGGTTTCTCTGCTTTGAATACGAAGCCAGACGGGTTCCTGGGTGGCCTGTATGCTGGATATAACTTCGACACGGGAAGCAACCTCGTTCTGGGTGTCGATGCGGATATCACTTATAACAACTTGAAAGATAGCGCTTCAATCTTTGATGAAGATTTGGATGAAGTTGCAAGCATTGAAAGCAAGCTTCGCTGGTCTGGTGCTGTCCGCGCACGCGTAGGTTATGCCGCAGACCGTTTCATGCCCTATATCGCAGGTGGTGTCGCATTCGGAAGTGTAAAGAATTCAGCAACTGCTATTGGTTTTGACGATGGTGTCGGTACCGTCTCGCAGAGCAAAACTCTTACCGGTTGGACTGCAGGCGCTGGTGTTGATTATGCTGCCACTGACAATGTCATTCTGCGACTCGAATATCGTTATACCGATTACGGTCGTAAGTCGTTCTCTGCAGGAAACGACGATTTCGGTTTTGACGCCCGTAACAAGTTCAAGGCCAACGAAGTCCGTCTCGGTGTTGCATACAAGTTCTAA